One segment of Polyodon spathula isolate WHYD16114869_AA chromosome 20, ASM1765450v1, whole genome shotgun sequence DNA contains the following:
- the LOC121295341 gene encoding tumor necrosis factor receptor superfamily member 27-like isoform X1: MSFPMESLFLLDFKLPGDPANAMDCLENEFYNNRGNCTPCKQCPPGLELSQECGFGSGGDAHCVSCSPCFYKDEWGHQSCKRCQSCKLISRLQISNCTAQRNAVCGECLPGFYSKARIGGQQDVQCIPCTGQTPPSELQCSTRVQIMKVSGSAAPPADTAAAAVVCSALVTVAIALMILSFLYCRCTSFGSCVQAFLRSCSADWSERGEAVATDEPRETLMQNAAGELSPVVQETVEPIGQPVDNNPASLRSCMEACTFPGNPAKTVEPKPQCVSSLSETQPLIRDSTCSTCSSWSSSSSRNSAESSLGQPQEATSLNGYCALEQEGRRQHVPVECTELDFQGCAARSKETRIGDTAEQAQPEALSGDSLMEKEIRISPVNISQTTTSCMRVKEETLRYGCASACHVPQNCTNMAFDVQNMVRKSCTITQGLHLGRLPPVLVESLSLKLDPSFPGVKNYRQLGLELGVPAELMDSVIGFEHVFSYLSSSTLTTVPDLVHAFHRLQRFDALFLLCEYSTQIHHSVCAH; the protein is encoded by the exons ATGAGTTTCCCGATGGAATCACTATTTCTGCTTGATTTCAAGCTCCCTGGAGATCCGGCTAACGCTATGGACTGTTTAGAAAATGAGTTCTACAATAACAGGGGCAATTGCACTCCATGCAAGCAGTGCCCACCTGGCCTGGAGCTCTCACAG GAGTGTGGTTTTGGGAGTGGAGGCGATGCGCACTGCGTGAGCTGCAGCCCCTGCTTCTATAAGGATGAGTGGGGACACCAGAGCTGTAAGCGCTGCCAGTCCTGCAAGCTCATTTCCAGACTGCAGATATCCAACTGCACAGCCCAGAGGAACGCTGTGTGTGGAGAATGCCTGCCAGG GTTTTACAGTAAAGCGAGGATTGGTGGACAGCAGGATGTGCAATGCATCCCCTGTACTGGTCAGACTCCTCCCAGCGAACTTCAGT GCAGTACAAGAGTTCAGATCATGAAGGTTTCGGGTTCGGCAGCACCCCCTGCTGACACTGCCGCAGCTGCTGTTGTTTGCAGTGCTCTTGTTACCGTGGCGATTGCTTTGATGATTCTGTCATTTCTGTACTGTAGATGCACCTCATTTGGGAGCTGTGTTCAAG CGTTTCTGAGGTCCTGCAGTGCTGACTGGAGTGAGCGCGGTGAAGCTGTTGCTACTGATGAACCCAGAGAGACCCTGATGCAGAATGCAGCTGGGGAGCTCAGCCCTGTTGTCCAGGAAACAGTGGAGCCCATAG GCCAGCCTGTGGACAACAACCCTGCCAGTCTGAGGTCCTGCATGGAGGCATGCACATTCCCAGGGAATCCTGCCAAGACAGTGGAGCCCAAGCCCCAGTGTGTGAGCAGCTTATCAGAAACCCAACCGCTGATCAGAGACTCCACCTGCAGCACCTGCTCGTCctggagctcctccagctccagGAACAGTGCGGAGTCCTCCCTGGGGCAGCCCCAAGAGGCAACATCACTGAATGGATACTGTGCATTGGAGCAGGAGGGGAGAAGACAGCATGTTCCGGTGGAGTGCACTGAGTTAGACTTCCAGGGCTGTGCTGCTCGTTCCAAAGAAACCAGGATTGGAGACACAGCAGAGCAAGCCCAGCCAGAGGCCCTTTCTGGTGACAGCCTGATGGAGAAGGAAATCAGGATATCCCCTGTCAATATTTCCCAAACCACTACCAGCTGCATGAGAGTCAAGGAGGAAACCCTCCGCTATGGCTGTGCAAGCGCCTGCCACGTCCCGCAGAACTGCACCAACATG GCTTTTGATGTTCAGAACATGGTGCGAAAGAGTTGCACAATCACACAAG GACTTCACTTGGGGCGTCTCCCTCCAGTGCTGGTCGAGTCCCTGTCTCTGAAGCTGGACCCATCGTTCCCGGGCGTAAAGAACTACAGGCAGCTGGGTCTGGAGCTGGGGGTGCCAGCGGAGCTGATGGACAGCGTCATAGGGTTTGAGCATGTGTTTAGCTACCTCTCCTCCAGCACCCTGACCACAGTGCCCGACCTGGTACACGCCTTCCATCGCCTGCAGAGGTTCGACGCCTTGTTCCTGCTCTGCGAGTACTCCACTCAGATCCATCACAGTGTGTGTGCGCATTAG
- the LOC121295341 gene encoding tumor necrosis factor receptor superfamily member 27-like isoform X2, whose product MDCLENEFYNNRGNCTPCKQCPPGLELSQECGFGSGGDAHCVSCSPCFYKDEWGHQSCKRCQSCKLISRLQISNCTAQRNAVCGECLPGFYSKARIGGQQDVQCIPCTGQTPPSELQCSTRVQIMKVSGSAAPPADTAAAAVVCSALVTVAIALMILSFLYCRCTSFGSCVQAFLRSCSADWSERGEAVATDEPRETLMQNAAGELSPVVQETVEPIGQPVDNNPASLRSCMEACTFPGNPAKTVEPKPQCVSSLSETQPLIRDSTCSTCSSWSSSSSRNSAESSLGQPQEATSLNGYCALEQEGRRQHVPVECTELDFQGCAARSKETRIGDTAEQAQPEALSGDSLMEKEIRISPVNISQTTTSCMRVKEETLRYGCASACHVPQNCTNMAFDVQNMVRKSCTITQGLHLGRLPPVLVESLSLKLDPSFPGVKNYRQLGLELGVPAELMDSVIGFEHVFSYLSSSTLTTVPDLVHAFHRLQRFDALFLLCEYSTQIHHSVCAH is encoded by the exons ATGGACTGTTTAGAAAATGAGTTCTACAATAACAGGGGCAATTGCACTCCATGCAAGCAGTGCCCACCTGGCCTGGAGCTCTCACAG GAGTGTGGTTTTGGGAGTGGAGGCGATGCGCACTGCGTGAGCTGCAGCCCCTGCTTCTATAAGGATGAGTGGGGACACCAGAGCTGTAAGCGCTGCCAGTCCTGCAAGCTCATTTCCAGACTGCAGATATCCAACTGCACAGCCCAGAGGAACGCTGTGTGTGGAGAATGCCTGCCAGG GTTTTACAGTAAAGCGAGGATTGGTGGACAGCAGGATGTGCAATGCATCCCCTGTACTGGTCAGACTCCTCCCAGCGAACTTCAGT GCAGTACAAGAGTTCAGATCATGAAGGTTTCGGGTTCGGCAGCACCCCCTGCTGACACTGCCGCAGCTGCTGTTGTTTGCAGTGCTCTTGTTACCGTGGCGATTGCTTTGATGATTCTGTCATTTCTGTACTGTAGATGCACCTCATTTGGGAGCTGTGTTCAAG CGTTTCTGAGGTCCTGCAGTGCTGACTGGAGTGAGCGCGGTGAAGCTGTTGCTACTGATGAACCCAGAGAGACCCTGATGCAGAATGCAGCTGGGGAGCTCAGCCCTGTTGTCCAGGAAACAGTGGAGCCCATAG GCCAGCCTGTGGACAACAACCCTGCCAGTCTGAGGTCCTGCATGGAGGCATGCACATTCCCAGGGAATCCTGCCAAGACAGTGGAGCCCAAGCCCCAGTGTGTGAGCAGCTTATCAGAAACCCAACCGCTGATCAGAGACTCCACCTGCAGCACCTGCTCGTCctggagctcctccagctccagGAACAGTGCGGAGTCCTCCCTGGGGCAGCCCCAAGAGGCAACATCACTGAATGGATACTGTGCATTGGAGCAGGAGGGGAGAAGACAGCATGTTCCGGTGGAGTGCACTGAGTTAGACTTCCAGGGCTGTGCTGCTCGTTCCAAAGAAACCAGGATTGGAGACACAGCAGAGCAAGCCCAGCCAGAGGCCCTTTCTGGTGACAGCCTGATGGAGAAGGAAATCAGGATATCCCCTGTCAATATTTCCCAAACCACTACCAGCTGCATGAGAGTCAAGGAGGAAACCCTCCGCTATGGCTGTGCAAGCGCCTGCCACGTCCCGCAGAACTGCACCAACATG GCTTTTGATGTTCAGAACATGGTGCGAAAGAGTTGCACAATCACACAAG GACTTCACTTGGGGCGTCTCCCTCCAGTGCTGGTCGAGTCCCTGTCTCTGAAGCTGGACCCATCGTTCCCGGGCGTAAAGAACTACAGGCAGCTGGGTCTGGAGCTGGGGGTGCCAGCGGAGCTGATGGACAGCGTCATAGGGTTTGAGCATGTGTTTAGCTACCTCTCCTCCAGCACCCTGACCACAGTGCCCGACCTGGTACACGCCTTCCATCGCCTGCAGAGGTTCGACGCCTTGTTCCTGCTCTGCGAGTACTCCACTCAGATCCATCACAGTGTGTGTGCGCATTAG
- the LOC121295810 gene encoding probable G-protein coupled receptor 83 codes for MRMDPTKAYPPLQSLSYHSKFSEGSGDIPRTPDLNSTLALLMNKFHPTNRSAFSWSVFEIAEWEKFVELAKYESESQNPTLKALLVAAYSVIIIISLFGNVLVFQVVIKNKRMHSATSLFITNLAVSDIMITLLNTSFTLARYVHSTWVFGKAMCHISRFVQYCSLHVSTLTLTAIALDRHQVILNPLKPRMTVHRGVLCIVVIWVMAACFSLPHAIYQKLFQYNYSASTVRSFCVPHFPNPSDLYWKYLDLSTFLLLYLLPLVIISLAYSRLAKKLWLRNAIGDVTMEQCDAHRRNKRKSIKMLVLVVVVFAICWFPLNCYVVLISSLGIQSRNTLYFALHWLAMSSTCYNPFIYCWLNESFRSELKSLLSMCRRAQKPPDKLLPAAVARCREAWLEQMSFKQGPSTQSVGSTTNVQTLNTDL; via the exons ATGAGAATGG ATCCTACCAAGGCCTATCCACCACTGCAGTCCCTTTCCTATCATTCCAAGTTTTCCGAAGGCTCTGGAGACATTCCAAGAACCCCCGACCTGAACTCGACGCTGGCTTTGCTGATGAACAAGTTCCATCCCACAAACAGGAGCGCGTTCAGCTGGTCAGTCTTTGAGATCGCAGAATGGGAGAAGTTTGTAGAACTGGCTAAATATGAGTCTGAATCCCAGAACCCCACACTGAAGGCTCTGCTGGTCGCAGCGTACtctgtcatcatcatcatctctcTGTTCGGCAACGTTCTGGTGTTCCAGGTGGTGATCAAGAACAAGAGAATGCACTCGGCAACCAGTCTCTTCATAACTAACCTGGCCGTGTCCGATATCATGATCACTCTGCTCAACACCTCCTTTACACTG GCTCGCTATGTGCACAGCACCTGGGTGTTTGGGAAGGCTATGTGCCACATTAGCCGGTTTGTGCAGTACTGCTCTCTTCACGTCTCCACCCTGACCCTCACAGCTATAGCTCTGGACAGACACCAG GTTATCTTGAATCCACTGAAACCCCGGATGACGGTACATAGAGGGGTTCTCTGCATTGTAGTGATCTGGGTGATGGCTGCATGCTTCTCCCTCCCGCACGCCATCTACCAGAAACTTTTTCAATACAACTACAG TGCATCCACAGTCCGCAGCTTCTGTGTTCCTCATTTCCCGAACCCCTCGGATCTCTACTGGAAATATCTGGACCTGTCCACGTTCCTACTGCTCTACCTGCTCCCACTGGTCATCATCTCCCTGGCTTACTCCCGGCTGGCCAAGAAGCTGTGGCTGCGCAATGCCATCGGGGACGTCACCATGGAGCAGTGTGATGCCCACCGCAGGAACAAGAGGAAGAGCATCAAGATGctggtgctggtggtggtggtcttCGCAATCTGCTGGTTCCCCCTCAACTGCTACGTGGTGCTCATCTCCAGCCTGGGCATCCAGTCCAGGAACACCCTCTACTTCGCCTTGCACTGGCTCGCCATGAGCAGCACCTGTTACAACCCCTTCATCTACTGCTGGCTCAACGAGAGCTTCCGTTCGGAGCTCAAGTCCCTGCTGAGCATGTGCAGGCGAGCCCAGAAGCCACCAGATAAGCTCCTCCCAGCTGCCGTGGCTCGCTGCCGCGAGGCCTGGCTTGAGCAAATGAGCTTCAAGCAGGGTCCTTCCACCCAGAGCGTCGGGTCCACCACAAACGTGCAGACTCTCAACACAGATCTGTAG
- the LOC121295848 gene encoding probable G-protein coupled receptor 83 produces the protein MIKYTWLPLPHASRYFRKTDGVNATDFLSTLYGLPNNSSFFNWNFTIDEGLYDNRTGYETDSQNPIVKTLLIVAYTVIIIISLFGNILVCHVIIKNKRMQSSTSLFIINLAIADIMITVLNTPFTLVRFVNSTWVFGKLMCHVSRFAQYCSVHVSVLTLTAIALDRHQVIMHPLKPRMSSIKGVIFIVIIWVLATCFSLPHAIYQRLFRFQFGNKKVRMVCLHSFPQPADLFWKYLDLATFILLYVLPLFAISVAYIVVAKKLWMRNAIGDITMEQYYAHQRKKKMTLKMLMLVVVVFAVCWFPLNCYVVLISSKAINTNNALYFAFHWLAMSSTCYNPFIYCWLNESFRSELKSLLRMCRRQRTVNAHALPTVSPPYRNAWTESGNYKKNKPGQNLRSSSNGNSGRTEITIAEPVVVVS, from the exons ATGATCAAATACACGTGGCTGCCTCTGCCTCATGCGTCCAGGTATTTCAGAAAGACTGACGGTGTTAATGCCACAGACTTTTTATCAACTCTGTACGGCTTGCCAAATAACTCTTCGTTTTTCAACTGGAACTTTACCATCGACGAGGGACTCTATGATAACAGGACCGGTTATGAGACCGACTCGCAGAACCCCATCGTGAAGACTTTGCTTATAGTCGCCTATACGGTCATTATCATCATATCATTGTTCGGTAACATTCTCGTGTGCCATGTTATAATCAAGAACAAGAGGATGCAGTCTTCAACCAGCCTGTTCATCATCAACCTGGCCATCGCTGATATAATGATAACCGTGCTCAACACCCCTTTCACTCTG GTGAGGTTTGTGAACAGCACCTGGGTATTTGGCAAGCTGATGTGTCATGTCAGTCGTTTTGCACAGTACTGCTCGGTTCACGTCTCCGTGTTGACCCTTACTGCTATTGCACTGGACCGCCATCAG gTGATCATGCATCCCCTTAAACCTCGGATGTCCTCAATTAAAGGAGTGATCTTTATTGTTATCATCTGGGTGTTGGCAACCTGCTTCTCCTTGCCCCATGCCATCTATCAGAGGCTTTTCCGCTTTCAATTTGG TAACAAAAAGGTCCGGATGGTGTGCCTCCATAGCTTCCCCCAGCCAGCAGATCTCTTCTGGAAGTACTTAGACTTGGCTACCTTCATCCTCCTGTATGTCCTGCCTTTGTTTGCCATCTCGGTGGCTTACATTGTGGTGGCCAAGAAGCTGTGGATGAGGAACGCCATCGGGGACATCACGATGGAACAGTACTATGCTCACCAGCGCAAGAAGAAGATGACCCTGAAGATGCTcatgctggtggtggtggtcttCGCCGTATGCTGGTTTCCGCTGAACTGCTACGTTGTCCTGATCTCCAGCAAGGCCATCAACACCAACAACGCCTTGTACTTTGCGTTCCACTGGCTTGCCATGAGCAGCACCTGTTACAACCCCTTCATCTACTGCTGGCTCAATGAGAGCTTCCGCTCGGAGCTCAAGTCCCTGCTGAGAATGTGCAGAAGACAAAGGACTGTCAACGCCCATGCCCTGCCCACTGTCTCACCCCCGTACAGAAACGCCTGGACAGAGAGTGGAAACTACAAAAAGAACAAGCCTGGCCAAAATTTGAGGTCCTCTTCCAATGGGAACTCTGGAAGAACTGAGATTACCATTGCAGAGCCAGTTGTTGTTGTGAGCTAA